In the genome of Palaemon carinicauda isolate YSFRI2023 chromosome 20, ASM3689809v2, whole genome shotgun sequence, one region contains:
- the LOC137659582 gene encoding facilitated trehalose transporter Tret1-like, producing MVGFLLAGVLVSKVGRKWSVIMTAVPGLLGSALICMSINTYKIIVGRFLEGITNGMMNVAVFIYASEIADVKIRGRITMLCFLMVQSGGIFTIALGTKLTWYYMSLVCFCVLSVHCLLAGPTLNESPSFLAIKKRDEEALKVLRSLRGPDADIQEELRYLQKQNSGDTNKQGYRDLLQKEHLQKIGIMSVIFFIHNFCGTQVMRVNATRIIRSFGTQLDEKVMAILIIGTLLVGNTSMTTILDWYGRRRCIMTSLSTVTVAYTCLGTYVYLKNNYPSLIEGGHNTLPEAVDHLTNTSYYLSLIGENNYTYLENADDVNDTSNYLSLIPEHDTSLQKHVYNMTNMNAMTNASDVVIESFDGSSIKNWLPVMIFTIAGFGHSIGIGPLVFVLSPEMFPTTLRSQGTSICTMIGSLQTFAVLQLYSVIDEHLTHAGLFWMFAIVSGSGVFFVYKFLKETSGSRVG from the exons ATGGTTGGGTTCCTGCTGGCTGGTGTCCTGGTGAGCAAAGTCGGCAGGAAATGGTCAGTGATTATGACTGCTGTGCCTGGACTGCTGGGGTCGGCATTGATATGTATGTCAATCAACACGTACAAGATCATTGTGGGAAG GTTCCTTGAAGGTATCACTAACGGAATGATGAACGTCGCGGTGTTTATTTACGCCTCTGAAATCGCAGACGTCAAAATTCGAGGGAGAATCACAATGCTTTGTTTCCTTATGGTTCAGTCGGGTGGAATATTCACCATTGCCTTGGGAACCAAACTGACCTGGTACTACATGTCTCTCGTCTGCTTCTGCGTTCTATCAGTACATTGTTTGCTGGCAGGCCCAACTTTGAATGAGAGTCCTTCATTCCTTGCCATCAAGAAGCGTGACGAAGAGGCCCTCAAAGTCCTGCGCAGTCTCAGAGGACCTGACGCGGACATCCAGGAGGAGCTCAGATACCTGCAGAAGCAGAATAGTGGTGACACTAATAAGCAGGGTTACAGGGACCTCCTACAGAAGGAACATTTGCAGAAAATAGGCATCATGAGTGTTATTTTCTTCATACACAACTTCTGCGGCACTCAAGTTATGCGAGTGAACGCCACCAGAATAATCCGTTCCTTCGGCACGCAGCTCGACGAAAAGGTGATGGCCATTTTGATCATCGGAACCCTTCTGGTCGGGAACACCTCCATGACCACAATTCTTGACTGGTATGGCCGGCGCCGCTGCATCATGACGTCACTCAGCACTGTAACCGTGGCTTACACATGTCTAGGAACTTACGTTTACCTGAAGAATAATTACCCTAGTCTTATTGAAGGAGGTCATAACACATTACCTGAGGCTGTAGATCATCTAACCAATACAAGTTACTATCTTAGCCTCATTGGTGAAAACAATTACACATACTTGGAGAATGCTGATGATGTAAACGACACAAGTAATTACTTGAGTCTTATTCCAGAACATGACACATCGTTACAGAAACACGTATACAACATGACCAACATGAATGCAATGACCAATGCTAGTGATGTAGTAATTGAAAG TTTTGATGGTAGCAGCATTAAAAACTGGCTTCCTGTAATGATTTTCACCATCGCTGGCTTTGGCCACAGCATTGGAATCGGCCCGCTCGTCTTTGTTTTATCTCCTGAGATGTTTCCAACAACTTTGAGGTCACAG GGAACAAGCATTTGCACAATGAtcggaagcttgcaaacattcgcCGTCCTGCAGCTTTACAGCGTCATAGACGAGCATCTGACGCACGCCGGCCTCTTCTGGATGTTCGCCATAGTGTCTGGATCGGGAGTCTTCTTCGTGTATAAATTCCTGAAGGAGACCAGTGGAAGCAGGGTAGGATGA